The Longimicrobium sp. genomic sequence TGGGCGCCGTCCGGCCCCACCCGCACCTCGATCTGCCCTGCGTGGCACTCGTGGTGCTCGTTGAACTTGCAGTCGGTCACCGTGCAAGCCCCCACCACCGAAGTCTGGGCCGAAGGCCTCTCCTGAGCGTTCTGCATCGCCGTACCTTCCTGTTCGGGGTTCAGGATTCCAGCGTTGCCCCAGGAGAAAGCAAGTCGCGGGCCACTGCCGATTGCGCGCAAACGCGCCCGCGGCAACGACTTGCGAATGATTCTCAACGGCCCCCTCCCCCCGACCCCCTCCCCCGCCTGCGGGGGCGCAGGGCGGGTGAGGGGGAGAACTCCCCTCGCGCCCCGAGACCGCTTCAGCGGTCTTCCCGTAGTTCCAGCCGGGGGCTTTAGCCCCCGGTGCTTTTCATCCCCCGGTGCTCATCCCCCGGCAACCAGCCCCCGTGATGCACAAACGCGCCGCCCCGGTGCCCCGGAGCGGCGCGTCGTTCTGCTACGGCCACGGATCAGCGGTTCGAGAGCTCCTGGAAGGCCTGGGCGCGCGCCTTGTACCTCTGCGCCTCGGCGGGACGCCCGGACATGTCCTCGCCGACCGCGAGGGCGGAAAGGGCGTAGAAGTAGTGCATCGGGATGTTGCGCGTGGCGTCGTCCGTCCAGTGCGGGCGGTTCTCGACGCCGTGGAACTCGAACGCCTCCTCCACCAGGCGGCGGTTGCGCTCCGGGTCCAGGTACGCGCCCAGCACCGCGGAGTAGTTCTGCCCCTCCGGCATCCGCAGCGCCTTCCCCGCGTCCTGCGGGTTCACCAGCTTGAACACCATCCCCTGCCGCTCCACGTGGGGGTACAGGTTCAGGTCGAACTGCACGTTGGTGGTGCCGGCGAAGTAGAACGGCCGGTCGCCCCAGGCGTGCTTCACCATCGTCAGGAGGAACTGGTCCGCCGGCGTGATGGGCCGCTGCGCCGGGATCACGGCCTGGATGCCGCGCGCCTCGAAGACCATGTCCTGTGAGGTCAGGAACGCCCCCTGGTTCATCACGCCGCGGATCTCGTCGTCCGTCAGCGGCAGGATGGTGCGCGTGGGGACGCGGCGCCCATCGTAGAACCTGGGCGCCTTGCTGGCGTCGAAGGGGCGCTGGCAGATGATGCGCGTGGGGTCCTCGTCCGCCTGCCCGGGGCGCGTGCACGGTTTGGTGATGTCGCGAAGCTGCTTCGCGTACCAGTCCGTGTTCAGGTACGAGAGCACGATCACCGTCACGTCGCGCCGCACCCCCTCCACCTCCTGCACGTACCACAGGGGGAAGGTGTCGTTGTCGCCGTTGGTGAAGAGCACGCCGTACGGCTCCACCGACTGCAGCATGTTGTACGCGAAGTCGCGCGCCGTGTAGTCGTTGCGGCGCGACGCGTACGGACAGTTGAGGACGAGCGGGATGGCGCCCAGCAGCAGCACGGGCGCGGCCATGTACGCGGAGTTGCGCCGCCCGCCGATCGCTTCGGCCAGCTGCTGCCAGAGCACCGCGAGCCCGATCCCCGCCCACAGCCCCCACAGGGAGAAGGAGACCAGGAAGAAGTAGTCGCGCTCGCGGACCTCGGAGAGCTCCGGATCCAGATTGAAGGCGCGCACCTGCATGAACCCGTACTTGAAGTTCATGTAGTACACGAGCCCTACCGACAGCGTGAAGAAGAGCGTGGCGATGTAGGCGAAGCTCTTACGGTCGCGCCGGTAGTGCTCCAGCGCGCCGAAGCCGCCCAGCGCCAGAAAGATCATCGTGATGAAGATCCGCCCCGCCCCGAAGTAGCCGTCCTCGCCCTTGACGGAGCGCGCCCACTGCCAGTCGAAGTACTGGAAGTAGTTGGACATCTGCGCGGTGAACGGCGCCTGCCGCTGCATCACCGGAGGCTTCTGGTACTGGTCGCGCGCCAGCGAGGCGTGCAGGTCCGGGCACCTGCCTGGCAGCTTGATCTTGCCGAACCCGATCACGCTGATGATGGCCGAGCTGAGGTTGGGGCACGACGGCGCCGCCTCGTTGATCACCGGCTGCAGGTTGGAGCGGATCGGCAGGTAGAGGTGCGCCGAGAGCCCCAGCAGCCCAAAGAGCGCGGCGAAGGCGTAGACGCGCCAGTTGGCGAACACCTGCGGCTTCACCATCAGGAAGAAGACCGCCAGTGCCGGCGCGGCCAGGAACGCCATCAGGTGGTTCCCCACCGAGAGCGCCAGCACGAACGCGATCAGCACCAGCGCGTTGTCGTCGTGCCACTTCTTGCCGCGCCCCTGCCGCGGCTCCGCGGCGTGCGACTCCACCTGGTCGCGCCACAGGAACGCCACCCACGACATCACGCCGATGGTGAAGAGCGAGACGGTGTACACCTTTTCGTTCACCGTCGCCTGGCTCCACACCGTGTACGCCGTGGCCGAGATGAGCACCGACACCGCCGCGCCGCCGTGCCGGAAGACCGGCCGGTCCGTGAACGCGGTGAGGATGCGGTGCACCACCAGGTACCAGAAGAACATCGTCCCCGCCGTCATGAAGGCGGAGAAGAGGTTGACGCGTACCGCGGGGGTCAGCCCGAACGGCGAGAGGAGCACCTCCCAGGCGCGGGCCAGCAGCACGAAGAGCGGGTTCCCCGGCGGGTGCGGGATGCCCATGATGTGCGCGGTGGCGATGTACTCGCTGGTGTCCCAGAACCAGGTGGTGGGGCCCAGCGTGATGGCATACAGCGCGAAGACCGCCGCCGCCGCGGCGAGGGCAGCGAGGTACGGCGGGCGCGTGGCCGCCGGCGTGTACACCGGGGGCCCTGCGGAGACGGTGGTCTGCGCGGTCGGGGCGGCTTGGCTCATGGACCTGGGGCCGTCGTTGCGGATCTATGGAGATACGGAAAAACACACCAAAGTAAGGGGACGGCAGGGATTAGGGAACAGGGGCCGTGGCACGGCAACCTCCCGTTAATGCGCCGGGCGTCGTCGTTGGGGCGTGGTTCGATGGGCCTCACGCGGAGGCGCGGAGACGCAGAGAGGCGCGGTGAAGGTGAGGAGTTTCTTCGCGTGCCGGCTTCCACTAAGGGATTAGTTGACGGCGGTTGCGCGGCGGCTTACCGTCCTCCTTCCATCCTGTAGACTCTTTTCGCCCAGCCAGACTTCCAGGAACCATGACGCGCATTCATGTGCTCGCGCTGGCCGCGCTCCTCAGTGGTGTCGCCTCGCCCGCCGCGCTTGCCGGGCAGGGTGCGGCCGGCGCGTACCGTGCCAGCAACACCGATCCGCAGGGCCGCGAGGTCGTGGCGATCCTCATCAGCTCGTCCACCTGCATCGCGAACCAGCAGGCGGGGTTCAAGCCCGCCGTGCGTGAGATGATGCGCCGCCTGGGGGTTCAGCGGGACAGCGCGAAGCTTCACCTGTCGATCACCGGCGTCTCGACGGATTGGGAGCCGCGCGTCGCGGTATCGTACTTCGAGGAGTTCGGCGAGTTCGACGAGCTGGTGGTGGGGCGCAACTGGTTCAACAGCGCGATCACCCAGCACGTGTGGCAGACCGAAGGCGCGCGCTCCGTCATCCCGCAGATCATCCTCCTGGAACGTACCGTGACGCAGGGCGAGCGCGGGCTGCGCATCACCGGAGAGCGCGTGATCGGCCGGTTCTGGGGCGGCGACGAGATCATGGCCTGGGCCGCACGCGGCGCCCCGCTCCCGGCGGCTGATTCCACGGCCGCGGCGGGCGGCTCGCGTCGCTGAGCGCCGGCCCTTCCCTCCCGTTCGCCCTCTCCTACTAACGAACTAGTTGACAAGCGCGGCAGGATCGTTTACCATCCTACTAGACGTATAGTAGGAGTCACCTGGAGCCTCGGGGAGCGCGGCGATGGAGATCTCGTTTACGGAGCGGGAGCTGGACGTGATGGGCGTGCTGTGGGACCTGGGGAGCGCCACCGTGGCCGAGGTCCGCGAGCGGCTGGCGGACGACCTCGCATACACCACGGTGCTCACCGTCCTGCGCACCCTGGAGGAAAAGGGGTACGTGGCGCACACGGAGGAGGGGAAGGCGTACCGCTACCACCCCGCCGTCGAGCGCCAGGAGGCCGGCACCAGCGTGCTGCGCAGGCTCACGCGGAAGCTGTTCAAGGACTCGCCCGAGATGCTCCTCACGCACCTCGTCTCCGACCGGTCGCTTTCGGGCGACGAGCTGCGGCGGATGCGCCGCCTCCTGCAAGAGCGCCTTGATGCGGAGGAGAAGCCATGATCGCCTGGCTCGTCTACGCCCTGGCCTTTTCGGCGCTGCTGGCCCTCGCCGGCCTCGCCGCGGAGGCGCTGCTCCGGATGTACGGGCGCCCCACGCGGTGGGTGTGGGCCGGCGCCATCCTCCTGTCGTGCGCCGGGCCGCTGGTGCTGGCGGAGCGTCCGCGCGAGGTGCCCGTCTCCTTTGCTCCGGCGGCACCCGCACACG encodes the following:
- a CDS encoding BlaI/MecI/CopY family transcriptional regulator yields the protein MEISFTERELDVMGVLWDLGSATVAEVRERLADDLAYTTVLTVLRTLEEKGYVAHTEEGKAYRYHPAVERQEAGTSVLRRLTRKLFKDSPEMLLTHLVSDRSLSGDELRRMRRLLQERLDAEEKP
- a CDS encoding DUF1540 domain-containing protein yields the protein MQNAQERPSAQTSVVGACTVTDCKFNEHHECHAGQIEVRVGPDGAHCGTYTPEASQRPRP
- a CDS encoding DUF2723 domain-containing protein, encoding MSQAAPTAQTTVSAGPPVYTPAATRPPYLAALAAAAAVFALYAITLGPTTWFWDTSEYIATAHIMGIPHPPGNPLFVLLARAWEVLLSPFGLTPAVRVNLFSAFMTAGTMFFWYLVVHRILTAFTDRPVFRHGGAAVSVLISATAYTVWSQATVNEKVYTVSLFTIGVMSWVAFLWRDQVESHAAEPRQGRGKKWHDDNALVLIAFVLALSVGNHLMAFLAAPALAVFFLMVKPQVFANWRVYAFAALFGLLGLSAHLYLPIRSNLQPVINEAAPSCPNLSSAIISVIGFGKIKLPGRCPDLHASLARDQYQKPPVMQRQAPFTAQMSNYFQYFDWQWARSVKGEDGYFGAGRIFITMIFLALGGFGALEHYRRDRKSFAYIATLFFTLSVGLVYYMNFKYGFMQVRAFNLDPELSEVRERDYFFLVSFSLWGLWAGIGLAVLWQQLAEAIGGRRNSAYMAAPVLLLGAIPLVLNCPYASRRNDYTARDFAYNMLQSVEPYGVLFTNGDNDTFPLWYVQEVEGVRRDVTVIVLSYLNTDWYAKQLRDITKPCTRPGQADEDPTRIICQRPFDASKAPRFYDGRRVPTRTILPLTDDEIRGVMNQGAFLTSQDMVFEARGIQAVIPAQRPITPADQFLLTMVKHAWGDRPFYFAGTTNVQFDLNLYPHVERQGMVFKLVNPQDAGKALRMPEGQNYSAVLGAYLDPERNRRLVEEAFEFHGVENRPHWTDDATRNIPMHYFYALSALAVGEDMSGRPAEAQRYKARAQAFQELSNR